A window of Aerococcus urinae contains these coding sequences:
- a CDS encoding GNAT family N-acetyltransferase produces the protein MKREEIQITLVDAEQKHAKALLDFYKKVGGESDFISFTSQGLGINQEQEQRYLKSIQESLNNRVLIALLDDEIIGVASIGAPEGSKEEHVGELGISILRRFWSLGLSHVLMEDMLGWAKESPILRYIRLEVNVNNVRAIKLYEKFHFEELGGIPGGQYAQGHFQDTLIMGLSVLNDQQDADDALQASSEEE, from the coding sequence ATGAAACGTGAAGAAATACAAATTACCTTAGTCGATGCAGAGCAAAAACACGCCAAGGCCCTCTTAGACTTCTACAAGAAAGTGGGCGGCGAGTCTGATTTTATCAGTTTCACTTCCCAGGGCCTGGGCATCAACCAGGAACAAGAGCAAAGGTATTTAAAAAGTATTCAGGAAAGCTTGAATAACCGTGTCCTGATTGCTCTCTTAGATGATGAGATTATCGGGGTAGCTTCTATCGGTGCCCCAGAAGGCTCCAAGGAAGAGCATGTGGGAGAATTAGGAATTTCTATTCTCAGACGCTTTTGGAGTCTAGGTTTGAGCCATGTCTTAATGGAAGATATGTTGGGCTGGGCCAAGGAAAGTCCGATTTTGCGCTATATCCGACTGGAAGTGAATGTGAATAATGTTAGAGCCATCAAGCTCTATGAGAAATTTCATTTTGAAGAGCTGGGAGGTATTCCTGGAGGACAATATGCCCAAGGGCACTTTCAAGACACCCTGATTATGGGCTTAAGTGTCTTAAATGACCAGCAAGATGCCGATGATGCGTTGCAAGCAAGTTCAGAAGAAGAGTAA
- the tsaE gene encoding tRNA (adenosine(37)-N6)-threonylcarbamoyltransferase complex ATPase subunit type 1 TsaE, with translation MSEIKWHNEKDTEKTAQKLADLVQAGDVICLEGDLGAGKTTFTGYFAHALGINKAIKSPTFTIMREYQMGRLPLYHMDAYRLEETGAEGLGIEEYLEGDGVTVIEWPQFIKEDLETPYLWLTIHKESATERRISLAYNGGRGQELAAELLESLAE, from the coding sequence ATGTCAGAGATCAAATGGCATAACGAAAAGGATACCGAAAAAACCGCCCAAAAATTAGCCGACTTGGTTCAAGCAGGGGACGTTATCTGCCTAGAAGGAGACCTAGGGGCAGGTAAGACGACCTTTACGGGCTATTTTGCCCATGCTTTAGGGATTAATAAGGCGATTAAGAGTCCAACTTTTACCATTATGCGGGAATACCAAATGGGACGTCTGCCCCTCTACCACATGGATGCCTACCGTTTAGAGGAAACGGGAGCTGAAGGTTTGGGGATTGAAGAATACCTAGAGGGCGATGGTGTCACTGTGATTGAATGGCCCCAGTTCATTAAGGAAGACTTAGAAACGCCTTACCTGTGGCTGACTATTCATAAGGAATCGGCTACCGAGCGTCGGATTAGCTTAGCATATAATGGTGGGCGCGGACAGGAATTAGCAGCAGAATTATTAGAAAGTTTGGCAGAATAA
- a CDS encoding TIGR01440 family protein: MKEEVQAQARKLIEELIDKAKLKSGMTVVVGCSTSEIMGERIGTDSQPEIGKAVFDAIHQSLDQAGIYLATQCCEHLNRAIVTEREARPFAPIINVVPQPKAGGSFSTAAYQTFQDPIVIEEIQADAGIDIGNTLIGMHLKPVAVPLRLENHRIGSAWVNAARTRPKFIGGERARYNDQLK; encoded by the coding sequence ATGAAAGAAGAAGTGCAAGCACAAGCACGAAAGCTGATTGAAGAACTCATCGATAAGGCTAAGCTAAAGTCCGGAATGACCGTAGTGGTTGGCTGCTCCACTAGCGAAATTATGGGGGAAAGAATTGGGACGGATTCACAACCCGAGATTGGAAAAGCGGTCTTTGACGCCATCCACCAAAGTCTAGACCAAGCCGGAATTTACCTCGCCACCCAATGCTGTGAGCACCTTAACCGGGCCATTGTCACTGAACGAGAGGCCCGTCCCTTTGCTCCAATAATAAATGTAGTTCCCCAACCCAAGGCGGGCGGGTCATTTTCCACCGCTGCCTACCAGACCTTCCAAGATCCAATCGTTATTGAAGAGATTCAAGCCGATGCAGGGATTGATATTGGGAACACCTTAATCGGCATGCACCTCAAACCGGTAGCTGTTCCCCTGCGCCTAGAAAATCACCGGATCGGTTCCGCCTGGGTCAACGCTGCCCGTACCCGTCCGAAGTTCATTGGCGGCGAACGTGCCCGCTACAATGATCAATTAAAATAA
- a CDS encoding RNA degradosome polyphosphate kinase has translation MSTTSNNQKNTQSLQAENSAAHYYYNRELSWLDFNYRCVEEASDPNNPLLEQLNFLGIVSSNLDEFIMVRFAGVYNQYLDGVQVAENKTQMSPKQLMQGIHDRNTRNVEAQYARYHDMVELLDEKGYHLKSVADLNEVQKAQVKEQFEELILPTLTAIGIDAYRPFPHLKNHALNILVELEKDQNSYIAVVPIPTLLKRYLTLDDGEGKAYVLVEDVVIHGLNALFKGYTIKRRIPFRIARNADFELNEDDVMDLLDVMEDHVKNRLHGKTVRIEWDTRWESSNDHNNEDFLATVQPYLKVPEEGLYPINGPLDLTFLFDLVDDISEDHPEWKYPDFEPVEYPNYHGENLYQLVKKGDLFFHHPYDSFKPILSFVDHAASDPKTVAIKMTLYRVSKHSPIVKSLKKAAENGKEVTVLVELKARFDEENNVHWARELEDAGCHVLYGLSELKTHSKITLVVRREAGKIQRYIHLGTGNYNDKTAKQYTDMGILSTNEALTSDGSKFFNFLSGYSEVPDYEALHVSPFAIRDSLTDYIDEEIENQKKYGNGRIIAKMNSLTDKPLIKKLYEASQAGVQIDLIIRGICCLRPQVEGLSENIRVRSIVGRFLEHSRIYYFYRNGQKHVFLSSADMMTRNMIRRVEIEFPIIDQDIEAQIIHFLEVELADNQKARELGSDGVYRHVKSGDKAINSQEQMMQEAESRRNESVMRITPSSPNFFRRMTRFLTNRHKDD, from the coding sequence ATGTCAACCACTAGCAATAATCAAAAAAATACCCAATCCTTGCAGGCTGAAAACTCAGCTGCTCATTATTATTATAATCGGGAGCTGAGTTGGTTAGATTTTAACTATCGTTGCGTTGAAGAAGCCAGTGATCCCAACAATCCCTTGTTAGAACAATTAAATTTTTTAGGGATTGTCAGCTCTAACTTAGATGAGTTTATTATGGTTCGTTTTGCAGGGGTTTATAATCAATACCTTGATGGCGTTCAAGTGGCTGAAAACAAAACCCAAATGTCACCTAAGCAGTTAATGCAAGGTATTCATGACCGTAATACGCGAAATGTGGAAGCCCAATATGCCCGCTACCACGACATGGTAGAATTGTTGGATGAAAAGGGTTACCACCTTAAATCAGTAGCTGATCTCAATGAAGTTCAAAAAGCACAAGTAAAAGAGCAGTTTGAAGAACTGATTTTGCCCACCTTAACGGCTATTGGTATTGATGCCTACCGACCTTTCCCACACTTGAAAAACCATGCCTTGAATATTTTAGTGGAATTAGAGAAGGATCAGAATTCCTATATTGCTGTTGTTCCTATTCCGACCCTACTCAAGCGTTATCTCACTTTAGATGATGGTGAGGGGAAGGCCTATGTTTTAGTAGAAGATGTCGTCATCCATGGACTAAATGCACTCTTCAAGGGTTACACCATTAAACGTCGGATTCCATTTCGGATTGCCCGGAACGCTGACTTTGAATTAAATGAAGATGATGTTATGGACCTCTTGGATGTGATGGAAGACCATGTTAAAAACCGCCTACACGGGAAAACCGTTCGGATTGAATGGGATACCCGCTGGGAGAGTTCGAATGACCACAATAATGAAGATTTCTTAGCGACCGTCCAACCCTATTTGAAGGTGCCAGAAGAAGGCCTTTATCCTATTAACGGTCCCCTTGATCTGACCTTCTTATTTGACCTGGTTGATGATATTAGTGAAGACCACCCCGAATGGAAGTATCCCGATTTTGAACCGGTAGAATATCCCAACTACCACGGCGAAAACCTCTACCAACTTGTTAAAAAGGGAGACTTATTCTTCCACCATCCTTACGACTCCTTCAAACCGATCTTGTCCTTTGTCGACCATGCGGCTTCGGACCCGAAAACAGTCGCTATCAAGATGACCCTCTACCGGGTATCCAAGCATTCGCCGATCGTTAAGTCCTTGAAGAAGGCAGCGGAAAATGGCAAGGAAGTCACCGTCTTGGTGGAACTGAAAGCTCGCTTTGACGAAGAGAATAATGTCCACTGGGCTAGAGAACTCGAAGATGCCGGCTGCCATGTCCTTTATGGTTTAAGTGAACTCAAAACCCACAGTAAAATTACCCTGGTGGTGAGACGGGAAGCTGGAAAAATCCAACGTTATATCCACCTAGGAACCGGGAACTACAATGACAAAACGGCTAAACAATACACGGATATGGGGATCTTATCGACTAATGAAGCCTTAACTAGCGATGGGTCCAAGTTCTTTAACTTCCTGAGCGGCTATAGTGAAGTGCCTGATTATGAGGCCCTCCATGTTTCGCCTTTTGCCATTCGGGATTCTCTGACTGATTATATCGATGAAGAGATTGAAAATCAGAAGAAATACGGTAATGGACGTATTATTGCTAAGATGAACTCACTAACCGATAAACCCCTAATCAAAAAGCTCTATGAGGCTAGCCAGGCTGGGGTGCAAATTGATTTGATTATCCGGGGAATCTGTTGTTTACGTCCCCAAGTCGAAGGCTTATCGGAAAATATTCGGGTCCGCTCGATCGTGGGCCGTTTCTTAGAACACAGCCGGATCTATTACTTCTACCGCAATGGTCAGAAACATGTCTTCCTATCTTCTGCGGATATGATGACCAGAAATATGATCCGCCGGGTGGAAATTGAATTTCCTATTATTGATCAAGATATTGAAGCCCAAATCATTCACTTCTTAGAAGTCGAATTAGCCGATAATCAAAAAGCCAGAGAACTAGGTAGTGATGGAGTCTATCGCCATGTTAAATCCGGCGATAAGGCCATTAATTCCCAAGAACAAATGATGCAAGAAGCTGAAAGTCGGCGGAACGAAAGCGTCATGCGCATCACCCCGTCTTCACCTAATTTTTTCAGACGGATGACCCGGTTTTTAACTAACCGGCATAAAGATGATTAA
- a CDS encoding Ppx/GppA family phosphatase, translating into MFQERKAIIDIGSNTIRLVIYGIDDWYNFEELQNVKVPSQLSQYLIEKDDKKYMSDTGIQRLITALDDFATIIKNFKVDEIKALATAAVRQSANQEEIIDRVKEKTGITIGIISEEEEARFGQYAVMHAITIPDALTIDIGGGSCEVTKYQDKAMDTFHSFPFGVVYIRERFFKNKDHNDEEAIEAARDYIRSQFKQEPWIKKAKLPLIGIGGSVRNVAEMHQRMHNYPIAGLHGYQMTLDDLEETLDMVLDTKPKDLDDIEGLSTERTDLIVPALIAFIELFKLSKAKNFTVSTQGLREGIILEDINKNYNTPIDTQLIRLRSTRKIAHDLPFNSAGTQQHVDLCLSLYQQMCDLDQFTFDDEEREMIEFAAYLYRFASFVSREADSQHTFYLLSNTNLLGFSHLDRVRLALLSSYKNRSLFQLYMTNFKDWFSEEEEDHLMKVGGMIRFAQALNYSKTDPVKKLRLERDEDNNYLLKIYHTEPIITEKYRANRHKKHLSRALDGSLSLEFIPLDSLDE; encoded by the coding sequence ATGTTTCAAGAGCGAAAAGCGATTATTGATATTGGGTCAAACACCATCCGTCTGGTTATCTACGGGATTGATGACTGGTATAATTTTGAAGAACTTCAAAACGTCAAAGTGCCGTCACAATTGAGCCAATACCTCATTGAAAAAGATGATAAAAAATATATGAGTGATACGGGTATTCAACGCTTAATTACTGCCTTAGATGACTTTGCGACCATTATCAAAAACTTTAAAGTGGATGAAATTAAAGCCCTGGCTACGGCAGCCGTCCGGCAATCGGCTAACCAAGAAGAAATTATCGACCGTGTCAAAGAAAAAACCGGCATCACTATTGGGATTATTTCTGAGGAAGAAGAAGCTCGCTTTGGCCAGTATGCCGTCATGCATGCCATTACTATTCCTGATGCGCTTACCATTGATATCGGTGGGGGATCTTGTGAGGTAACCAAGTACCAAGACAAGGCCATGGATACCTTTCATAGCTTTCCCTTCGGTGTGGTCTATATTCGTGAACGCTTTTTTAAGAATAAGGACCATAATGATGAAGAAGCTATTGAAGCGGCGAGGGATTATATCCGCAGTCAATTTAAGCAAGAACCCTGGATCAAGAAGGCTAAGTTGCCTTTAATTGGGATTGGAGGCTCAGTACGTAATGTGGCCGAAATGCATCAGCGTATGCATAATTATCCGATTGCGGGGCTCCATGGTTATCAGATGACTTTAGATGATTTAGAAGAAACCTTGGATATGGTTTTAGACACCAAGCCTAAGGATTTGGATGATATTGAAGGTTTGAGTACTGAGCGGACGGATTTGATCGTACCAGCTTTGATTGCCTTTATTGAACTCTTCAAATTGTCGAAGGCGAAAAATTTCACAGTTTCTACCCAAGGTTTGCGGGAAGGGATTATCTTAGAGGATATTAATAAGAATTATAATACCCCGATTGATACCCAGCTTATCCGCCTGCGTTCCACCAGAAAAATTGCCCATGACCTGCCCTTTAACTCAGCGGGGACCCAGCAACACGTTGATCTTTGTTTGAGTCTTTACCAACAAATGTGTGATTTGGATCAATTTACTTTTGATGATGAAGAAAGAGAAATGATCGAATTTGCGGCCTACCTCTATCGCTTTGCTAGTTTTGTCAGTCGGGAGGCCGATTCCCAACACACCTTCTACCTGCTCTCTAACACTAATCTCCTCGGCTTTTCTCATTTGGACCGGGTACGTTTAGCGCTCTTGTCTTCCTATAAGAACCGGTCGCTCTTCCAACTTTATATGACTAATTTTAAGGATTGGTTTAGTGAGGAAGAAGAAGACCACTTAATGAAAGTGGGCGGAATGATTCGCTTTGCCCAAGCCTTAAATTACTCCAAAACTGATCCAGTCAAAAAATTACGCTTAGAACGTGATGAAGATAACAATTACTTGTTGAAAATCTATCACACAGAGCCTATAATTACCGAAAAATACCGGGCCAACCGCCATAAGAAACATCTCAGCCGGGCCTTGGATGGAAGCTTAAGTTTAGAGTTTATTCCCCTGGATAGTCTTGATGAGTAA
- a CDS encoding GNAT family N-acetyltransferase: MEIRQLKVSDTQASYQVIKVILEHLDEPLINEYGWETSGKIIAQAMKKPYYRYGYAHGYGVFEADQLVAVAYAYPGVLDPIIESPLETTMLEMGYSLDQIPRSYAETEALVDEFYLDSLATKQGEEGKGYARRLIAHLGQVGREKNYHKLSLNVDFHNQRALTLYQRLGFETISELIIGGHPHYHMIKAI, encoded by the coding sequence ATGGAAATTAGACAGTTAAAAGTATCGGATACCCAGGCCAGCTACCAGGTGATTAAGGTGATTTTAGAGCACTTAGATGAACCTTTAATTAATGAATATGGTTGGGAGACTAGTGGCAAAATTATCGCTCAAGCCATGAAGAAACCCTATTACCGTTACGGATACGCTCACGGCTATGGGGTCTTTGAAGCCGACCAATTAGTCGCTGTAGCTTATGCTTATCCAGGCGTCTTGGATCCTATTATTGAGAGCCCCCTGGAAACCACCATGCTGGAAATGGGCTACTCCCTTGATCAAATCCCCAGAAGCTATGCTGAAACAGAAGCCTTAGTGGATGAATTCTACCTGGATTCCTTAGCGACCAAGCAGGGAGAAGAGGGCAAGGGCTATGCCCGTCGATTAATCGCCCATCTAGGCCAAGTCGGCCGTGAAAAAAATTACCACAAGCTTTCCTTAAATGTGGACTTCCATAACCAACGCGCCCTGACGCTTTACCAACGCCTAGGCTTTGAAACCATTTCGGAATTGATTATTGGGGGACATCCGCATTATCATATGATTAAGGCCATTTAA
- a CDS encoding DUF4230 domain-containing protein, whose product MRRFKKFLGVLVIILGLLAAAFIGGHYLGKQDSQTEITSELVGNRLEQAKELTTTKYFYTNTASFENQRKFYNWKLPFTTKKFIVSYDGVIHVGIDLSAIDVKVQDQTIDVTLPEVKILSHDIDSDSVKVFDEEASIFNKMTVDDYANFTNEQKKASEEEAKDKGLLEAAKQNTERTIKEILNMDPTIQENYTINVH is encoded by the coding sequence ATGCGACGATTTAAGAAATTTTTAGGGGTCCTAGTGATCATCTTAGGACTATTAGCCGCTGCCTTTATTGGCGGTCACTATCTCGGTAAGCAGGATAGCCAAACAGAAATTACTTCGGAATTAGTGGGTAACCGCCTAGAACAAGCTAAGGAGTTAACCACAACCAAATATTTCTACACCAATACGGCATCCTTTGAAAATCAAAGAAAATTCTATAACTGGAAGCTACCTTTTACCACGAAAAAATTTATTGTTTCCTATGACGGGGTGATCCATGTCGGAATCGATCTCAGCGCTATTGATGTCAAGGTTCAAGACCAAACTATTGATGTCACATTGCCTGAGGTGAAGATTCTCTCTCATGATATCGATAGCGATTCGGTCAAGGTCTTTGATGAAGAAGCCTCGATCTTCAATAAAATGACAGTAGATGACTATGCTAATTTCACCAATGAACAAAAGAAAGCCTCGGAAGAAGAAGCCAAAGACAAGGGCCTATTGGAAGCTGCCAAGCAAAATACCGAAAGGACCATTAAAGAAATATTAAATATGGATCCTACCATTCAGGAAAACTATACGATCAATGTTCATTAA
- the pta gene encoding phosphate acetyltransferase, whose translation MALFDELKAKIKGKQTRIVFPEATDERIQGAAARLKADDLLVPILVGNPDEIHSQAKDRGIDLSGIEIVDPDNYDAYEEMVQAFVERRKGKATEEQAREMLKDVNYFGTMLVYMGKSDGLVSGAAHATGDTVRPALQIIKTKAGVKNVSGAFLLTRPKEDGSEEKYMMGDCAITISPDAETLAEIGLVTGETAKLFDVEPDIAFLSFSTKGSASSPEQEKAAQATKIAQENAPEDFNVDGELQFDAALVPAVGEKKAPGSKVAGHAKVLIFPEIQSGNIGYKIAQRLGGFEAIGPILQGMAKPVNDLSRGCNEEDAYKLAIVTALQAGLNEN comes from the coding sequence ATGGCTTTATTTGATGAATTAAAAGCAAAAATTAAAGGGAAACAAACACGTATCGTTTTTCCAGAAGCTACTGATGAACGGATTCAAGGGGCTGCAGCTCGCTTAAAAGCTGATGACCTCTTAGTTCCTATTTTAGTGGGTAACCCTGATGAAATTCATTCTCAAGCTAAAGACCGCGGCATTGATTTATCTGGAATTGAAATCGTAGATCCTGATAACTATGATGCTTATGAAGAAATGGTCCAAGCTTTTGTTGAACGTCGTAAAGGCAAGGCCACTGAAGAACAAGCACGTGAAATGCTTAAAGACGTCAACTACTTTGGTACCATGTTAGTTTACATGGGTAAAAGTGACGGTTTAGTTTCAGGGGCTGCCCATGCAACTGGTGATACCGTACGTCCTGCTTTACAAATCATCAAGACTAAGGCCGGGGTAAAAAACGTCTCTGGTGCTTTCCTATTGACCCGTCCAAAAGAAGATGGCAGTGAAGAAAAATACATGATGGGGGACTGTGCCATCACCATTAGTCCAGACGCTGAAACCTTAGCGGAAATTGGACTAGTGACAGGGGAAACCGCTAAATTATTTGATGTGGAACCGGATATTGCCTTCTTGTCATTCTCAACTAAAGGTTCAGCTTCTTCTCCAGAACAAGAAAAAGCTGCCCAAGCTACGAAGATTGCTCAAGAAAATGCACCGGAAGACTTTAACGTTGACGGTGAATTACAATTTGACGCGGCTCTGGTTCCAGCTGTTGGGGAAAAGAAAGCCCCTGGTTCAAAAGTAGCTGGTCATGCTAAAGTGCTTATTTTCCCAGAAATTCAATCCGGGAATATTGGCTACAAGATTGCTCAACGCCTCGGTGGCTTTGAAGCGATTGGACCTATCCTACAAGGAATGGCTAAACCAGTAAATGACTTATCACGCGGCTGTAACGAAGAAGATGCCTACAAGTTAGCTATCGTTACTGCCTTACAAGCAGGCTTAAACGAAAACTAA
- a CDS encoding alanine/glycine:cation symporter family protein produces MTEQLINFLTPISNVLYYPILIVLLLGIGLYFTFRTKGVQIRDFKEAIGVIMEKPEKEDSVSSFQALMVSTASRVGTGNIVGVSTAICLGGYGAVFWMWLVAIIGGSSAFIESTLAQIYKKKTPTGDSYGGPSHYIETALHNRGLGIIFSVFLILTYAVGFNMLAAYNLQDSFQVYDFYHAQWTPLIVGGVLALVTGYCILGGGKRIISFTSFLVPFMGTIYVGVALIMILFNLNYLPTIFTLIFKDAFNFKAIFSGIAGSSMMYGIKRGLFSNEAGIGSAPNAAASAHVSHPVKQGLVQMISVFIDTLLICSATAFMCLSSGITPAEELSGAAYVQASLATVFGNFGNIFITVSLMLFGFTTLIGNLYYVDNNIAYIFKGTPRPGIMRLFRIFFILVVFLGALQESSLAWMTADILMALMALINLPAILLLSKQAIAALNDYHKQRKAGKNPVFRAKDIGLDPQKLDFWQ; encoded by the coding sequence GTGACTGAACAACTGATTAATTTTCTGACACCAATCAGCAATGTCCTTTATTACCCGATTTTAATTGTCTTGCTTTTGGGAATTGGTCTTTATTTTACCTTCCGCACTAAGGGGGTTCAAATTAGAGACTTTAAGGAAGCAATTGGGGTAATTATGGAAAAACCCGAAAAAGAAGATTCGGTTTCCTCATTCCAGGCCTTAATGGTTTCAACGGCTTCACGGGTGGGGACTGGGAATATTGTCGGTGTCTCAACAGCGATTTGTTTGGGCGGCTATGGGGCGGTCTTTTGGATGTGGCTAGTGGCTATTATTGGTGGTTCTTCGGCCTTTATTGAATCTACCCTAGCTCAAATTTACAAGAAGAAGACGCCAACTGGGGATTCTTATGGGGGCCCCTCCCATTACATTGAAACGGCCCTCCATAATCGGGGCTTAGGCATTATCTTTTCCGTGTTTTTAATTTTGACTTACGCAGTGGGTTTCAATATGCTGGCTGCCTATAATTTACAAGACTCCTTTCAAGTCTATGACTTCTATCATGCTCAATGGACGCCTTTAATTGTTGGTGGGGTCTTGGCTTTGGTGACCGGCTATTGTATCTTGGGTGGAGGCAAACGGATTATTTCCTTCACTAGTTTTTTAGTTCCCTTTATGGGGACCATTTATGTTGGGGTCGCTTTGATTATGATCCTCTTTAACTTGAATTACCTGCCCACCATCTTTACTTTAATTTTTAAGGATGCCTTTAACTTCAAGGCCATCTTTTCAGGGATTGCTGGGTCTAGTATGATGTATGGAATCAAACGTGGTCTCTTTTCTAATGAGGCAGGGATCGGTTCAGCCCCTAATGCAGCGGCCTCAGCCCATGTGTCCCATCCGGTTAAACAAGGGCTGGTACAAATGATTTCGGTCTTTATTGATACCTTGTTAATTTGTTCAGCAACCGCCTTCATGTGTTTAAGTTCAGGAATAACTCCTGCAGAAGAATTATCTGGAGCGGCTTACGTCCAAGCTTCCCTTGCTACCGTCTTTGGAAACTTTGGAAACATCTTTATTACGGTGTCACTCATGCTTTTTGGCTTTACAACTCTAATTGGGAACTTATATTACGTGGATAATAATATTGCTTATATCTTTAAAGGCACGCCAAGACCTGGGATCATGCGTCTCTTTAGAATTTTTTTCATTCTGGTGGTCTTCTTAGGAGCTTTACAAGAATCGTCTTTGGCCTGGATGACTGCAGATATTCTAATGGCCCTGATGGCTTTAATTAACTTACCGGCCATTTTACTTTTAAGTAAGCAGGCTATAGCGGCTTTAAATGATTACCATAAGCAAAGAAAGGCGGGTAAAAATCCAGTCTTTAGAGCCAAGGATATTGGTCTTGATCCACAAAAATTGGATTTCTGGCAATAA